The Pseudoalteromonas rubra region GCTGGAAGTACCCGAAGGTACTAAAATCTCGCCAGATGATCCTAATCTGCTTATTGCGGACGCCAAAGGTGTACCTGTTGCTATTCCGCGTGGGATCCGCGTTGACGATGTGTTGTGTTACGATCAGGTTGATGTCACCACAGGTCATATTGAATTTGACGGCAGTGTGATCGTCAGCGGTGATGTTAAAGATGGTATGAAAATCAAAGCGTCCGGAGATATTACCGTGATTGGGTTTGTTGAGTCTGCCCAACTTGAAAGCAATGGTGCTGTTACCGTGATGCTGGGTGTGATTGGTCGTAAGCGTGATGAAGGCGAAGATTTCAGTTGTTGTCTCAAGGCAAAGCGTACGGTTTCTATCGGTTATGCTCAATATTGTCATATAGAATCTGAACAGGATCTGCTGATTGAGCGCCAGGTTTTACATTGTGACCTCAGAGCCAAGCGAATGATCCGGGTAGGAAAAGGCGATACGCCGCGAGGTAAGTTGATCGGTGGCACAGTTTATGATGCTATGCGTATAGAAGCAGGCGAAGTAGGAGCTCCGTCGGGGACACGAACGCGGATTGCGCTGGCCCAGGACTGGCATATGCTAAAGCAAAAACAACAAGAATTTAAAGACCTCGAAAAACGCCTCACAGATAAAACCCTTGCCCTGAAACGTGCACAGATCAAAGCCCAAAAGGCGCCTGCCTCTAATAAACGCGATGCTTATCTCAGTAAGCTGGCTCAGAATGAACAACAGCTCAGTAAACATTACGCACGTAATCAAAGAAATATGAAGCTGGTACAGCAAAAGCTGGCGCGACTATTAAAGCTTAGCCGGATTAAGGTCAATGAATTGATGCATCCGGGAATAGAGTTGACCATTGCCAGAGACAGTAAATCGTTTTCACGGATCTATCCGCCTCACTCGGTCCTGCTGGACGAGGGTAAAATCACCCAGGAATTCGCCACTCAGTAACTGCGTCGCGATACCTCAATGTGCGGTATCGCGTATCCAAGAGTAGCGAGCTACTCTGACCCTTCGTCGCTCTCATCTTCAACGTCTGGCAGAGGCCAGCCGCCCAAAGCCTGCCATTTATTAACGATATGGCAGAATAGCTCAGCGGTGCGTTCGGTATCATACAGGGCTGAATGTGCCTGACTGTTGTCAAACTCAATCCCCGCAGTGCGACAGGCTTTAGCCAGTACGGTCTGACCCAGTGCCAGTCCGGCCAGTGAGGTGGTATCAAAGCTCACAAATGGGTGGAACGGGGTACGCTTGATTTTACAACGTTCAATGGCTGCGTTTAAAAAGCCATGGTCAAACGCCGCATTGTGCGCGACCACCACAGAGCGCTGGCATCCAGCGGCTTTTTGGGCTTTACGTACCGCTTTACAGATCTCTTTGATGGCTTCTTCCTCATCAACCGCGCCTCGGAGCGCACTGAAGGGATCAATGCCATTAAACTCAATCGCCGACTGCTCGATATTGGCACCTTCAAATGGCGCCACATGAAAGTGTACCGTGTGGTCTAGGCTGAGCAGGCCCTGTTCATCCATCTTGAGCATGCTGACAGCAATTTCCAGCAGTGCGTCGGTGTCTTTATTAAAGCCTGCGGTTTCTACGTCAATGACGACTGGAAAGAAGCCGCGGAAGCGCTTTGCGAATAGGGTTTGCTCTTGTTCTGCCATAATCTGCTTGGTTTACTAAATTGAGCGGCCTATTATACTGATCAGAGATAAAGATGCGAATTTAGTGGCGTGCTTCCTGCACACAGAGCAAGGTAGATGTGAAGAGATGCAGGCGTCAGAACTTTGCCGTCAAAATCCGCTTTTAAAGGCATGATTATTGCTTTAACTATCGGTGAGGCGTTACCTGATGATTACGATGGCCAATCAATCAGTTCGTCCAGTTCGATATTTTTGTTTAAAGCGGAGTAAGAGCGTGAAGTTTAAAGCGAACCTGATTATTGCTACCACACTGAGTATCCTGACACTTCAGGCGCACGGTGCAATGCGGCAATACTCTGCCACAGCAGACAGCTCCCAATGGTTTGTTGACAGGACAACGCGGTTGTCTTGTGCCTTGTCACATGAAGTCCCTTATTATGGTGAAGCGATATTCCTGGCTACGGCGAGTAAAAACAAAGATCTTACCTTTAATCTGGATATGGTGGTCAGGCCCGAGAGTTACGATTTTGCAGGTCTGGAGTCGGTGCCACCGGCGTGGCGAGCCGGAATGCCAGCCAGAGTCATGGGCCAGATGAAGCTGTTGAAGAAATTTGATGGGGAACTCACCAATGCCATTAGCTGGGAGATGCTGACTGAGTTAGAGAAGGGCTATTATCCTACTTTTTATTATCAGGACTGGCAAAACCAGCATGATCAGATCTCTGTAGCACTTTCGTCAGTGAACTTTAAAAATGCCTATTGGGAATTTTTGCAGTGTCGCGATAATTTGCTGCCCTACAGCTTTGAAGACATCGCATTTACGGTGATGAACTACAAGTTCAACAGCAGTGAGCTGACCAAGTCATCACGAAAACGTTTGGATATGATCGGAGAATATCTGAATAACGACCCGCAAATTGAATCCATTTACATTTCGGCGTACACGGATAGCTATGGTGGCCGCTCGGTTAATATGGCTATGTCGAAAAAACGGGCTGAGGCGATAAAAACTTACATGGCGTCAAAAGGCATACCCGAAGATAAAATTGTCACTGATGGATTTGGCGAAAAGCGTCACGTTGCACCAAACGACACGCCGATTGGTCGGGATAAAAACCGTCGGGTCATTATTCAGATCTCGAAACCGTAACAGCCAGGCGCGCTTTTCAGGCGCGCCGCTGCAAAGTGGCAGTTTCGGGTTAGATCTTATTCCTGATTAAGTCCCGGACCACAAAGCGGGC contains the following coding sequences:
- a CDS encoding DUF342 domain-containing protein, producing MSLFHFDEESGYVSMNEHPANTGFPASSAQLVEALESSPYADFDIIHANIGQLFSPSDDREKDSLIVAQAVDAELSIRVDENNMMAEARLTTARGGKMVTMDQAREALKSAGVKRGISKQALDTFLGQQFEQSPGSVYSGIVAHGQRAKDGTDARFVRLCMTAQDRVLSPQQKDGGKVDMRDLGAIITVSPGSPLMKRIPPTPGEEGYSVFGDVLEPKPGKDFALEVPEGTKISPDDPNLLIADAKGVPVAIPRGIRVDDVLCYDQVDVTTGHIEFDGSVIVSGDVKDGMKIKASGDITVIGFVESAQLESNGAVTVMLGVIGRKRDEGEDFSCCLKAKRTVSIGYAQYCHIESEQDLLIERQVLHCDLRAKRMIRVGKGDTPRGKLIGGTVYDAMRIEAGEVGAPSGTRTRIALAQDWHMLKQKQQEFKDLEKRLTDKTLALKRAQIKAQKAPASNKRDAYLSKLAQNEQQLSKHYARNQRNMKLVQQKLARLLKLSRIKVNELMHPGIELTIARDSKSFSRIYPPHSVLLDEGKITQEFATQ
- the rnt gene encoding ribonuclease T, translating into MAEQEQTLFAKRFRGFFPVVIDVETAGFNKDTDALLEIAVSMLKMDEQGLLSLDHTVHFHVAPFEGANIEQSAIEFNGIDPFSALRGAVDEEEAIKEICKAVRKAQKAAGCQRSVVVAHNAAFDHGFLNAAIERCKIKRTPFHPFVSFDTTSLAGLALGQTVLAKACRTAGIEFDNSQAHSALYDTERTAELFCHIVNKWQALGGWPLPDVEDESDEGSE
- a CDS encoding flagellar protein MotY, which produces MKFKANLIIATTLSILTLQAHGAMRQYSATADSSQWFVDRTTRLSCALSHEVPYYGEAIFLATASKNKDLTFNLDMVVRPESYDFAGLESVPPAWRAGMPARVMGQMKLLKKFDGELTNAISWEMLTELEKGYYPTFYYQDWQNQHDQISVALSSVNFKNAYWEFLQCRDNLLPYSFEDIAFTVMNYKFNSSELTKSSRKRLDMIGEYLNNDPQIESIYISAYTDSYGGRSVNMAMSKKRAEAIKTYMASKGIPEDKIVTDGFGEKRHVAPNDTPIGRDKNRRVIIQISKP